The Primulina eburnea isolate SZY01 chromosome 13, ASM2296580v1, whole genome shotgun sequence genome includes a region encoding these proteins:
- the LOC140810016 gene encoding uncharacterized protein: MDVTATPMETLLKRFQSFHPPTLKGTESAVECESWLDDIEMLFESLAYTDERRVKLIGHQLQEVAKSWWLTAKRALEHRGIEITWKVFKDEFYQRFFPVSYRKDKGAEFANLRQGQWNIEEYVAKFSALLRFAPHVAGNDEAAADQFINGLNPDVFTLVNTGRPNTFSEALNRAKGAEAGLIRQRGASYSVQGQIQPQPTAVQFPPPPPPRFDSGASGSGKKDFLKAKGKQFKKSGSSSSSSSGARQRGQGSEYSGVRCSSCGGRHATEQCQGVFGRCNICRQQGHFARVCPQRGAQRFQSTGSSAPVPQVERQASSVHSFQPPAPPTQHRTGGSQTVSQPPRQQARVFALTEEQAQEAPDDVIAGGAGSGSRRG, from the coding sequence atggatgttactgctacgccgatggagacattactgaagaggtttcagtctttccatcctcctacgttgaagggcacagagagtgcagtggagtgcgagagttggcttgacgatatcgagatgttgtttgagtctttggcatatactgatgagcgacgtgtgaagttgatagggcatcagctgcaagaggtagcgaagagctggtggttgactgccaagagagccttggagcaccgaggtattgagattacgtggaaagtcttcaaggatgagttctatcagcgctttttccctgtctcctaccgaaaagataaaggggctgaatttgcgaatctgaggcaaggacagtggaacattgaggagtatgtggctaagttttctgcattgttacgatttgcacctcatgtggcaggaaacgacgaggcagcggccgatcagttcattaacgggttgaatccagatgtttttactttggtgaacacgggacggccgaatactttttcagaggcactgaacagagctaagggagcagaggctggcttgatcaggcagcgaggcgcttcttacagtgttcaggggcagatacagccacagcctaccgccgttcagtttccacctcctcctcctcctcgttttgacagcggagctagtggtagtggcaagaaggactTTCTGAAGGCCAAGggaaaacagtttaagaaatcggggagtagttcatcgagttcgagtggagcccgacagagaggtcagggttcagagtACAGTGGTGTACGCTGCAgttcatgcggagggcgacatgccacggagcagtgccaaggagtttttggacgctgcaacatctgtaggcagcagggacactttgccagagtttgtccccagaggggTGCCCagcgattccagagtacaggatcatcagcaccagtgccacaggtggagagacaggcatcctctgtacactcctttcagccgccCGCTCCCCCGACACAGCATAGGACCGGAGGCAGTCAGACTGTGAGCcagcctccccgacagcaggcacgtgtctttgccttgacagaggagcaggctcaggaggcaccagatgacgtcattgcag